A single genomic interval of Stieleria maiorica harbors:
- a CDS encoding Gfo/Idh/MocA family protein: MRVGFVGVGVKGSTHVGNLLRMEGVELQAVCDIVEQQCVETQAQAERLGKPKPAAYFRGDWDFRRMCESEELDLVYTATPWRWHTPVMLAAMNNGSHAATEVPAAVTLEECWELVETAEKTGKHCVMMENVNYQRIEMAIWRMVREGVFGEVVHNEGSYLHDTRWLKANDFGDGLWLGEHHARRNGCLYPTHGIGPLAWYLNLGRGDRMEYLVSMSSNSRGCDLYMQEHLPAEHPKRKRSYANGDVNTCLIRTASGVSIEVKHDTDLPRPYSRGTLVQGTRGIVRRFPEFKICLEGDSHHHKWESGDAYSERYEHPLWKQVREESLGSVARGGHGPITKDAVWDYDPAVELRNGDFLEDYRLIEALRTEVDPDFNVYDAAAWSAIAPLSEQSVANRSVAVDFPDFTKGKWKTAPPLRILGV; this comes from the coding sequence GTGCGAGTCGGTTTTGTCGGCGTCGGCGTGAAAGGGTCGACTCATGTCGGCAATTTACTGCGGATGGAAGGCGTCGAGCTCCAAGCGGTCTGCGATATCGTCGAGCAACAATGCGTCGAAACGCAGGCTCAAGCTGAACGTTTGGGCAAGCCGAAGCCTGCGGCCTACTTTCGCGGCGATTGGGATTTTCGCCGGATGTGTGAGAGCGAAGAACTGGATCTGGTCTATACAGCGACGCCTTGGCGCTGGCACACGCCGGTGATGCTTGCCGCCATGAACAATGGCAGCCATGCGGCGACCGAAGTTCCCGCTGCGGTAACGCTGGAGGAATGCTGGGAACTTGTTGAGACCGCCGAAAAAACGGGAAAGCACTGTGTGATGATGGAGAACGTCAATTACCAGCGCATCGAGATGGCGATCTGGAGAATGGTTCGCGAAGGCGTATTCGGTGAAGTGGTTCACAACGAAGGGAGTTATCTGCACGATACACGGTGGTTGAAAGCGAATGATTTCGGCGACGGATTGTGGCTGGGAGAGCATCATGCCCGGCGAAACGGCTGTCTCTATCCGACGCACGGGATCGGCCCCTTGGCTTGGTACCTGAACCTGGGACGCGGTGACCGTATGGAATACCTGGTCTCAATGAGCTCGAACTCACGCGGTTGCGACCTCTACATGCAGGAACACCTTCCTGCCGAACACCCGAAACGCAAACGGAGCTACGCCAACGGCGACGTCAATACATGCTTGATCAGAACGGCCAGCGGTGTCTCGATCGAAGTCAAACACGACACGGACCTGCCCAGACCCTACAGCCGCGGCACGTTGGTCCAAGGCACGCGGGGGATCGTCCGTCGGTTTCCCGAATTCAAGATTTGTCTCGAAGGAGACTCGCATCATCACAAATGGGAAAGCGGCGACGCCTACTCCGAGCGATACGAACATCCTTTGTGGAAACAGGTCCGGGAAGAATCACTCGGATCCGTCGCTCGAGGCGGCCATGGTCCGATCACGAAGGATGCAGTCTGGGATTATGATCCTGCCGTTGAACTGCGTAACGGCGATTTCTTAGAGGATTATCGCTTGATCGAGGCGCTACGAACGGAGGTTGATCCAGACTTCAACGTGTATGACGCTGCGGCTTGGAGCGCTATTGCTCCGTTGAGCGAGCAATCCGTCGCGAATCGTAGCGTTGCGGTCGACTTTCCCGACTTTACCAAAGGCAAATGGAAGACCGCCCCGCCCCTACGAATACTGGGTGTTTAG
- a CDS encoding DUF1552 domain-containing protein yields the protein MFERFYLSTRKHLSRRHFLRGAGATMALPLLDAMTPAFARGDEAALCPRRMIAINVDLGFMPEEFFPKESGNEFRPSPYLRLLNEFRRDYTVFSGVSHPEVDGGHQADVSFLTGAPHPRSAGFKNTISLDQFAAQHIGHLTRFPTLNLRVGPGAGSMSYTADGVRIPSEERPSRVYEKLFVQGSPDEVAAQIRKLREGRSLMDSFAEQISSLSRDVGGPDRARLDQYFSSLREVEKRLAIDEQWQNKPKPPSKQKPPKDNLAPGELVERTRNMYDLARLALETDSTRLVTIFVTQGFNPKVDLPGVDLPHHALTHQSQKQDTREQLRIIEEAQMRELARLLGGLQAASEGGETLLDRTMVMQGSNLGHAGKHDNHNLPVLLAGGGFKHGQHLVYDRERNTPLANLYVSMLQRLGIEADKFSSGNGTISGLEQMS from the coding sequence ATGTTTGAACGGTTCTATCTGTCGACGCGAAAGCATCTTTCACGGCGGCACTTTCTAAGAGGTGCCGGCGCGACGATGGCTTTGCCGCTGCTCGATGCCATGACTCCCGCGTTCGCGAGAGGAGACGAAGCTGCCCTCTGTCCGCGACGCATGATTGCGATCAACGTTGACCTGGGATTCATGCCTGAGGAGTTTTTTCCGAAGGAGTCCGGCAACGAATTCCGTCCTTCACCCTACCTGCGGCTACTAAACGAATTCCGTCGGGATTACACAGTATTTAGCGGGGTATCGCATCCGGAAGTCGATGGCGGACACCAAGCCGATGTGTCGTTCTTAACCGGAGCTCCACATCCGAGATCAGCGGGTTTCAAGAACACCATTTCGTTGGACCAGTTTGCTGCACAGCACATCGGTCATCTGACGAGATTTCCGACACTCAATCTTCGTGTCGGTCCGGGCGCAGGGTCGATGTCGTACACGGCGGACGGCGTGCGGATCCCGTCCGAGGAGCGACCATCCCGGGTCTACGAAAAGTTGTTCGTACAGGGATCACCCGATGAGGTTGCCGCTCAGATTCGTAAACTTCGCGAAGGCCGCAGTTTGATGGATTCGTTTGCCGAACAAATCTCGTCGCTCAGCCGCGACGTCGGTGGACCGGATCGTGCGAGGCTTGATCAGTACTTTTCGTCTCTGCGAGAGGTGGAAAAGCGACTGGCAATTGACGAACAGTGGCAGAACAAACCCAAACCGCCGTCGAAACAGAAACCACCCAAGGACAACCTTGCACCGGGCGAATTGGTCGAGCGAACACGAAATATGTACGACCTGGCCCGACTCGCACTCGAAACTGATTCGACCAGACTGGTTACCATCTTCGTCACGCAAGGATTTAATCCCAAGGTTGATCTTCCCGGTGTCGACTTGCCTCATCATGCGTTGACGCACCAGAGTCAAAAGCAGGACACGCGAGAGCAGCTTCGCATTATCGAGGAAGCGCAGATGAGAGAGCTGGCGAGATTGCTTGGCGGACTGCAAGCAGCAAGCGAAGGCGGTGAGACGCTTCTCGACCGCACGATGGTGATGCAAGGCAGTAACCTTGGCCATGCGGGCAAACATGACAACCACAACCTGCCGGTGCTATTAGCCGGCGGTGGCTTCAAGCACGGCCAGCATCTCGTCTACGACCGCGAGCGGAATACTCCACTTGCGAACCTTTACGTCAGCATGCTTCAGCGATTGGGGATCGAAGCAGACAAATTCTCATCGGGAAATGGTACCATCAGTGGTTTGGAACAAATGTCATGA
- a CDS encoding DUF1592 domain-containing protein, which produces MLFLRHSLCRPARSTSIVMSARSWPTVVLDTRKSPIRRSKSMLCSIVSRREVSRTGLVASSTTIAFAVLVSLASGTARAAEKTASVFVNQYCVDCHSGEESEAGLRMDTLKLKLGDQTAFDAWAMIHHRVSNGEMPPEDGAQPELDERAEWLAELGNALADADRDRQERFGRSELRRLSRVEFANSLKDILDLPYLEVEEMLPPDSLAHGYSKSAMALDFSHVMVTRYMEAADEALWQALASHVESYPSEIIRAELKSIDGVSDTLQTLRVQLKQTTAMPLIGMRRDPTLEVTKGNFAKRDPGTIRDPEPHFDGVATFMNSRSNHNIVVKPFKVKQSGYYKIRVHGWGLLNDHGELQPSDRTEAVAFYSASGRLLGRCDLPPNEPTTSEITAWLNAEEPIEYLAISTDNELFNFPDRGKAKYETFKAHGIGLQWFEMEGPLAGPRSSNEGGAAQWPPESHRLLLGDLELEPTDLQPNGLAYRVVTEEPIADARRLLGRFVRHAYRRPQNEGDLRIPMQMVRRRLQRGEPFVDALMAGYRAVLTSPDFLLLSEHPGRLDAWALASRLSFFLWNSPPDWELRRAAASGELLSDDELQRQTQRMLRHPKSSRFVEHFLDDWLDLRNITLTEPDKNLYPEYNALLTESMVEETRAFFTEMIDGDLGANHVFKSDFLTINQRMAQLYGVEGVQGFHTRKVSLEEGSVRGGLLTQGSLLKLTANGTTTSPVVRGTFILSRLLGDPPPPPPASVPAIEPDISGATTIREQLAKHRSIAMCASCHQKIDPPGFALESFDVMGAWRTSYRALAEKGDGIDLKSNGKPVSYKIGQPVDSAGQLPDGSSFEDINQFRVLLESREPQIARNLLEQLIVYATGTPVGFADQRVVDEMMESLAKKRYGLRAMIYQIVLSDLFRSK; this is translated from the coding sequence GTGCTGTTTTTGCGCCACTCGCTTTGCAGGCCGGCGAGATCGACTTCAATCGTGATGTCCGCCCGATCTTGGCCGACAGTTGTATTAGATACAAGAAAAAGTCCAATCAGAAGAAGTAAATCGATGCTGTGTTCCATCGTTTCCAGGCGAGAAGTTTCCCGAACGGGACTCGTGGCCTCGTCCACCACCATCGCTTTCGCCGTGCTCGTATCATTGGCCTCCGGTACTGCAAGAGCAGCCGAAAAGACGGCATCGGTATTTGTCAACCAATACTGCGTTGACTGTCACTCGGGTGAGGAAAGTGAGGCGGGACTTCGCATGGACACGCTCAAGCTGAAGCTCGGCGATCAGACAGCATTCGACGCGTGGGCGATGATTCATCACCGCGTCTCCAATGGAGAAATGCCACCTGAAGATGGAGCGCAGCCCGAGCTGGACGAAAGAGCGGAATGGTTAGCAGAACTCGGCAACGCTTTGGCTGATGCCGATCGAGATCGTCAGGAGCGGTTCGGCCGCAGTGAGCTTAGACGGCTCAGCCGCGTCGAGTTTGCCAACTCGTTGAAAGACATATTGGATTTGCCGTATTTGGAAGTGGAGGAGATGCTTCCGCCAGACAGCCTAGCCCATGGCTACTCAAAGAGCGCCATGGCGCTGGACTTTTCGCACGTTATGGTCACCCGCTACATGGAAGCGGCTGACGAAGCACTTTGGCAGGCGCTAGCGTCGCATGTCGAAAGCTATCCAAGCGAGATAATTCGAGCCGAATTGAAGAGCATCGACGGCGTATCCGATACGCTGCAGACACTGCGCGTGCAGCTCAAGCAGACGACCGCGATGCCATTGATCGGGATGCGACGCGATCCGACGCTGGAGGTCACCAAAGGCAATTTCGCAAAGCGAGATCCCGGAACGATTCGTGACCCCGAACCACACTTTGACGGTGTCGCTACCTTCATGAACAGCCGATCGAATCACAACATCGTGGTCAAGCCGTTCAAGGTCAAGCAGAGTGGGTACTACAAGATTCGCGTGCATGGCTGGGGGTTGCTAAATGACCATGGCGAACTTCAGCCGAGTGATCGCACGGAAGCTGTCGCGTTCTACAGCGCATCGGGGAGATTGTTGGGTCGCTGTGACCTGCCGCCGAATGAACCGACCACCAGCGAAATCACAGCGTGGCTGAATGCGGAGGAGCCGATCGAGTATTTGGCGATTTCCACTGACAACGAGCTCTTCAATTTCCCCGATCGGGGAAAGGCCAAGTACGAGACATTCAAGGCGCATGGCATAGGGCTGCAATGGTTTGAGATGGAAGGCCCGCTTGCCGGGCCAAGGTCGTCAAACGAGGGCGGTGCTGCGCAGTGGCCGCCGGAAAGTCATCGTCTTTTGCTAGGTGATTTGGAACTGGAGCCAACCGACTTGCAGCCAAACGGTTTGGCTTACCGAGTGGTAACGGAGGAACCGATTGCGGATGCCAGGCGTTTGCTCGGCCGTTTCGTGCGTCACGCGTATCGACGACCACAGAACGAGGGCGATTTGCGCATTCCAATGCAGATGGTGCGACGCCGACTACAGCGTGGCGAGCCGTTTGTCGATGCGCTAATGGCTGGCTATCGCGCGGTCCTAACCTCTCCCGATTTTCTGTTGCTCAGCGAGCATCCCGGTCGGCTCGACGCCTGGGCGCTGGCCAGTCGGCTTTCGTTCTTCCTCTGGAATTCGCCGCCGGATTGGGAATTGCGGCGGGCGGCGGCTAGCGGCGAGTTGTTGAGCGACGACGAATTGCAGCGTCAAACACAAAGGATGCTTCGTCACCCGAAGTCATCACGCTTCGTCGAGCACTTCCTGGACGACTGGCTTGATTTGAGAAACATCACGCTCACCGAGCCGGACAAGAATCTCTATCCCGAATACAACGCGTTGTTGACCGAATCGATGGTGGAGGAAACGCGGGCATTTTTTACCGAGATGATTGACGGTGATCTCGGAGCCAACCACGTGTTCAAATCAGATTTTTTGACAATCAATCAGCGAATGGCGCAACTATACGGAGTCGAAGGAGTTCAGGGGTTTCACACCCGCAAGGTGTCGCTCGAAGAAGGCAGCGTTCGCGGCGGATTGTTGACCCAAGGCAGCCTGCTGAAGTTGACCGCGAATGGGACCACGACCTCACCGGTCGTTAGGGGAACCTTCATCCTATCTCGTCTTCTGGGTGACCCGCCACCGCCGCCGCCCGCATCGGTACCGGCGATCGAACCGGACATCAGCGGAGCGACGACTATCCGCGAGCAACTCGCAAAACATCGGTCGATCGCGATGTGCGCATCGTGCCACCAAAAGATCGATCCCCCCGGATTTGCGTTGGAAAGCTTTGACGTGATGGGTGCCTGGCGAACAAGCTATCGTGCCTTGGCTGAAAAAGGCGACGGCATCGACCTGAAATCCAACGGAAAGCCAGTCAGTTACAAAATTGGCCAGCCGGTCGATTCCGCGGGACAACTGCCCGACGGGTCTTCGTTTGAAGACATCAATCAGTTTCGCGTTCTGCTGGAATCCCGAGAACCACAGATCGCCCGAAATCTGCTGGAACAGTTGATCGTCTATGCCACTGGAACGCCGGTCGGCTTTGCTGATCAGCGTGTTGTCGATGAGATGATGGAATCGTTGGCTAAGAAAAGATATGGGTTGCGAGCAATGATTTATCAGATCGTCCTAAGCGACCTCTTCAGGAGTAAGTAA
- a CDS encoding FecR domain-containing protein, which yields MESIAEAEASTAESILNRAFDTSSVDDRTVSKNEAVVDTRFRTLIGWVATSAVAILVIAGVWGLVTDRGRGRIDPMPIADRVAAKTIAPIATLLLEENCVWPDDRDFGEGDRLQPGSIELKSGAAVLRFEGGAELVMVGPAQIDLKSAARIVVHYGDVVVRADDGAEGFAVVTPTSEVIDLGTEFAVKVKRDGKTEVHVLDGEVSYRKIDAPEELVKILHAGEGISIDEKGQPVSVPMSSPRFRDYVRRINPRSRADLLTAYEGFNYSPGVLALDQSAVGIGWAGPWRKRLPSERTLPSEDSSPGHFEIVHGQMNVTWPVPGGRMGMLKVPAGNVYYVRPLEHSINLDRDGVTYFSLMVRETSRPEGRKRASERLRLTFRELDDYYTQYLSFGHGTGYQPYVRTGADLLFASPMVLPPEQTTLWIGKVVSRADGEDEIFFRVYGESDALGYAEPATWHVASRGIRLSSHFDCVLLSSEGMTERLIDELRIGPTWRSVAPITETVE from the coding sequence ATGGAGTCGATCGCGGAAGCGGAAGCGTCAACGGCCGAATCAATTCTTAATCGGGCGTTTGACACTTCAAGCGTCGACGACCGCACGGTCTCAAAAAATGAAGCAGTCGTCGACACGCGGTTCAGAACGCTGATTGGATGGGTTGCCACCTCCGCCGTCGCCATTCTGGTGATAGCTGGTGTTTGGGGACTCGTCACGGATCGAGGCCGCGGGCGTATCGATCCGATGCCAATTGCCGATCGTGTGGCCGCAAAAACGATTGCTCCGATTGCGACCTTGCTGCTGGAAGAGAATTGCGTCTGGCCGGACGACCGGGACTTCGGCGAAGGTGATCGGCTCCAACCAGGATCGATTGAGCTTAAAAGCGGAGCGGCTGTCCTTCGTTTCGAGGGCGGCGCCGAATTGGTCATGGTCGGGCCTGCGCAAATCGATCTGAAATCGGCTGCACGGATCGTCGTTCATTACGGAGATGTCGTTGTCCGAGCAGATGACGGAGCGGAGGGGTTTGCGGTTGTGACACCGACCAGCGAGGTCATCGATCTCGGCACCGAGTTCGCCGTCAAGGTGAAACGCGATGGCAAAACCGAAGTGCATGTATTGGACGGTGAGGTCAGCTACCGCAAGATCGACGCTCCGGAAGAGTTGGTCAAGATCTTGCACGCCGGTGAGGGGATTTCTATCGACGAAAAGGGGCAGCCTGTTTCCGTTCCGATGAGTTCACCGAGATTTCGCGATTACGTGCGGCGGATCAATCCACGTTCCCGCGCTGACCTGCTGACGGCTTATGAGGGCTTCAACTATTCGCCAGGTGTTTTAGCGCTGGACCAAAGTGCGGTCGGAATCGGGTGGGCCGGTCCCTGGCGAAAACGATTGCCCTCTGAACGCACGTTGCCATCTGAAGATTCATCTCCCGGTCACTTTGAGATTGTTCACGGACAGATGAATGTGACCTGGCCCGTGCCGGGCGGGCGCATGGGCATGCTGAAAGTGCCGGCAGGTAATGTTTATTACGTACGCCCGCTCGAGCATTCGATCAACCTTGATCGCGATGGCGTAACCTACTTCAGCCTGATGGTCCGTGAGACAAGTCGGCCCGAAGGAAGAAAGCGTGCGAGTGAGCGTCTGCGACTCACTTTTCGTGAACTGGACGACTACTACACTCAATACCTGAGTTTCGGACATGGCACGGGCTATCAGCCGTATGTTCGCACCGGAGCGGACTTGCTGTTCGCGTCACCAATGGTGTTGCCGCCGGAACAAACAACGCTGTGGATTGGCAAGGTTGTATCGCGTGCCGATGGCGAAGATGAGATTTTCTTTCGGGTTTACGGTGAATCCGATGCATTAGGCTACGCCGAACCGGCAACCTGGCACGTGGCCTCACGAGGTATACGGCTCAGCTCGCATTTTGATTGCGTGCTGCTTAGTTCCGAAGGCATGACCGAGCGCCTGATCGACGAACTGCGTATTGGTCCGACATGGCGCAGCGTCGCTCCCATTACGGAGACCGTCGAATGA